The following coding sequences are from one Parambassis ranga unplaced genomic scaffold, fParRan2.1 scaffold_22_arrow_ctg1, whole genome shotgun sequence window:
- the LOC114430263 gene encoding mitochondrial ubiquitin ligase activator of nfkb 1-A-like has translation MAKFCLGFSLTEALCLGAGLAVSGLCYYMYRKKKKTADELDNASHINIDGNLKDTLEVTPGARLQYAVVEGVVEPVGEPLRSQCHEDIVGVVHKVEVTEPRLGLSSLYSALFKSHDKPVLHKQVTSVPFVLRGSDGTAVQVHCPLKASGLNMEMLYKRFLQVSHGFSVLGWYFSGVKSYSRLETEEMLRVGTRVTGVGQLTLDPDGTLNLRPPSDGSKYFLSMADYDTLRKQYSAATKAWKRFAVIFALAGAAALYLHGKLR, from the exons ATGGCGAAATTCTGTCTCGGTTTTTCACTGACAGAGGCACTGTGTCTTGGGGCCGGCTTGGCTGTTTCAGGCCTTTGCTACTATATgtatagaaagaagaagaagacagcagatgagcttgat AATGCCTCCCACATCAACATAGATGGAAACCTTAAAGACACTTTGGAGGTTACACCAGGAGCACGTCTGCAGTATGCTGTTGTTGAAG GTGTTGTGGAGCCTGTAGGCGAGCCACTGAGGAGTCAGTGTCATGAAGACATTGTTGGTGTGGTGCACAAAGTGGAAGTCACAGAGCCCAGGCTGGGATTGAGCAGCCTTTACTCTGCTCTTTTCAAGAGTCATGATAAGCCAGTCTTGCACAAACAAGTGACATCGGTGCCCTTCGTATTAAGGGGTTCGGATGGGACTGCAGTCCAAGTCCATTGTCCACTGAAGgcctctggactgaacatggagatGTTGTACAAGAGGTTTCTCCAGGTCAGCCATGGATTCAGTGTTCTTGGATGGTATTTCAGCGGGGTGAAGTCCTACAGTCGACTGGAGACCGAGGAAATGCTTAGA GTGGGCACACGTGTTACTGGTGTAGGCCAGCTGACGCTGGACCCAGATGGCACCCTGAATCTTAGACCCCCTTCTGATGGATCTAAGTACTTTCTGAGCATGGCAGACTATGACACTTTACGAAAACAATACAGCGCTGCGACCAAAGCGTGGAAGCGTTTTGCTGTTATATTTGCTTTAGCCGGTGCAGCGGCACTCTACCTACATGGAAAGCTTCGCTGA